GGCAAGCTAATCTTCTGTGTGTTGTCCATCCTGACAACATGCCATATGCTGGGAAATCGCTGATAGTCCACAAAAGGACAGCTTTAAGGTTGCAATTTTGATCTAAGGACAAATCATATGCCTCCACTCCACTATACCATAACTCTGTTAACTCATCGACCAATGGTTTGAGAAAAACATCAAGACTAGCTCGTGGATGATTCGGTCCTGAATTCAAAATCGTCAGAAACAAATACTCCGTGTTCATGCACATCCCAGGAGGCAAGTTGTATGGAGTCAATATCACTGGCCATAACGAATGGTGTTTCGACATCCCAAAAGGATTGAAACCATCTGTACATAATCCAAGATAAACATTGTGCGGTTCTGCTGCAAATGAGGGATGCAATTGCTGAAAATTCTTCCACTCAGCCGCATCTGAAGGATAACACATTAATCCCTCCTCAGAGCTGTGCTCAGCGTGCCATCTCATAAAAGCTGCAGTCTTCTCAGATTGGTACATTCTCTTCAGCCTTTCCGCAATGGGTAAATACCACATCTTACTGAACGGTATTCTTGTTCTTCCTTCACTAGCCTTATACCTTGGTTTGCCACAGAACTTGCAATGCTCCAACTTctcatcatctttccaaaagaGCATACAACTATCTATACATACATCATATGTACGACACGGTAATCCTAGCTTTCACATCAAAGTCTTCGTCTCATAGTTTGAACCGGTTGCCTGATTACCCTCTGGTAAATACTCTGAAAACAGTCCTGTCCATGAATCCATACAATTTTCAGACAAAATGTAGTCGACCTTATTGTTCATGAACCGAGCTGCCAATGATAACTGCGACTGCCCTTCCCGACATCCATCATACAGTGGAGTATTTGCAGCAGCTAGCATATCATAAAACCGTTTTGCTTCTTGGGTGGGTTGTTCATGAACATGATCATTTCTTCTTTCATGTTCATGATACTCGTTATATGGTACAGAACCATGAAATGCATTATTCACCATCCCAGCATATACATTCTCCCCAGCATATACATTCTCCCCAGCATATACATTTTCCCCATCAAATCCTATAGGTTCACTAGCACTAGCATAATCTGTATTATTAGCATAATGACTACTAGTTCCTTCCCCAACAACATCATAATCTTCACCATGTTCATACCATACATAATAGTTAGGCGTAAATCCTCTACTTAGCAAATGACTAGAAACTGAAACAGCTTTCAACGACTTCGAATTCCCACATACTACACAAGGGCAGTAAAACCTACCTCTGCTATTTTGTGCATGGCTACTAGCAAAAGCAATGAACTCTTCCACACCCGCCGAATAATCCAATGAGATATGATTAGTGAATAAATCGATCCGATTGTACATCCATGCTCTTGATTGATTGTtccacattgttttttttttttttaatcttttcttttctttgttcttttcttcttctctcgtttttttttctttgatgttgATGTGAATGAGGGAAGAAGTGTGGTCGgatatatataggagatattTTGCCACTCTTTTGCGACTAATTCATAAAGAATCACAAAATATCAGTACACTAACCCCGATTGATCACATTTTTTGCCGACATGGAGCGACTCTTTTGCGACTAATTCAGAAAGAGTCACAAAATATCGGTTCACTATGCCATATTGATCACGTTTTTTGCCGACATTGAGCGActcttttgcgactgtttttCATGGAGTCCCAAAAGTTGGGTACATCTACCTTTCACATTCTCAGCGTTTTCTGCCGACATGCCGCTACTACTTTGCGACTAAATGATAATCGAAAACATAGTTGCAAATTGTCGCCATATGGCGACTAATTTGCGACGACTCTTACGGACTAGACCGGCAGTTGCAAAGTAGTCACaaaatgtatcttttttttgtgaCGAAATAATTTCAGTCACAAAAGAATACGTATTCAGTCGCTAAATTGAGACGAATTTGCTTCTGTGTTGTTTAGTCGTTAATAAGCGACGCTTTTCCTTCCGTTTTACATATAGTCGTTAATCAGTAGTAAAACAATCACAAAGTCGTCGCAAATATTTGCGACTATTTAATCAGTCACAAATGGTAGTCCCAAAatgactgttttcttgtagtaacGCGAAGCAGGTGGAAGTCATCTAGAAGGTTAGATAAAACCGGCCAATCATCAGGAGATTGAACTATCGCAACTAATTCTGCGCAGTCCGTCTCAAATCTCTGACAACAAAGACTCCTCCAACACGAATACTCTCCATGGTCCAAAATAGTGCTTGCAACTCCGAATGCAGAGGAGACGGGCTTCGACGAACACATTTTTCTCCTGACAATATAGTCTGACCGTTGACTTACTAAATATAGTCTGAACATTTTTCTCCTGACACTTTATCTTTTCCATTCATCACCCCGTCACCCGTCTCTAAAGGTAGGCAAAGTAAGGGTCgtccaaaatcaattttaatattttttaaagataaaatggtccaattttagaagaaaaaaattaggtaAAGGGcatctatatttttcttctgcCAAGGTCCTCTCACATATTAAGACAAGCTAcctaaaatgaaataaaatgcaACTATGAATTAGGGTTTACCAAgaacaaatgagaaaaaaataaaaataataatatgtagtCAAGGATCGTAtgatcaaatctatatatatatattctttattagGGCCTTTTTCACAATTGCATGGTACATGAAGGTTTAAACATAGGTTCAAATCCATTGTCATTAGCACAACAAACCActtattccttttttatttaggCTTTTgttaactattttattatataattactgtataacataattaaaatatatatatatatatatatatatatataataattattattagacCATGACACTAGGATTCACGGAAGCAAAGGCGAGGAGTTCTGGGTTCTGCTCGAAAGACATCATGTTCTCTTCAGGTAATGTTACCAACGCTTCAATTCCTTGTCCGTCCTTAGAATCGATCAACATAGTTACGTTTTCTAACGTTGGAGCCACATTGCCGGCGACCCAAACCGGGGATCCCCAGCCAAAACTAGCCTCATAAAGAGGTAATTTGCACCAACTACTCAGGGCGTAGGGTTGGTGAGTCTCATAGCTCATCATAGAATAATTACTGAGCATCAGATTTGCTAGTTTAGAACCCATCATCGAAGACGTCGACCCACCCTCGTCTTGGATTACAACTCCTAAATCCTCTTTCTTTTGTCGCAAGTCTCTAACGGCCTGTTCAATTTTAACTTCCTCTTCTCCACTAACACTCAAGACCGCAGAAGAGAACATGACATTTCCTATTAGGCGTTCTGGCAGAAGGGAAGGTATCTTAGGACGCAAGTTAGAGGGCATAATCAAAACTTTTGTGTCAGAAGTATTTGTGTTTGAGGATGCAGCTGCAACGAAGGCTTTCCAGAGAAGCGCAGTGACGCTCTCCACCCGGGTAGGTCGGGCTACGACGTCTGCATTAGCAGCTTTGGTCCTAAGTTCTTCCAACTTGGATGCACCGAATACGAATCTCTTTGTTATTCTGCTTATCTTGTTGGCATGTTTGTCTACCGGAAGCTTAAAGAACGGATTCGCTGGTGGGTAAAAATTTGCCGCCGCAAACTCGGGACCAGCCACTGATTTGCCTTCTCCACGAGCCATAGCAGCCCAGGACCGAATAAAAGTCGAGATGGAGGCTGCATCCGCAATTTTGTGGCTGATGCAAATTCCTATGGCCATGCCACCACATGAAAAATAAGTCGCCTTCACAAGCAGCATAGGCCATGTATTTGCCGCCTCATAAGGATTGTCGATGACGTCAAGAGGAAGTAACTGTTGGATTGCTTTAAAATCCGGAGATCTCAGGACATCAGAGATAGGACAGCTATTGACATGAGCGTCGACGAAAATAGCTCCTTCATCGTTGCAATCGATTGTGACGCCGTTGATTCTGCCGGCAAGAGGGTAGAATTTGGTCAAGGTTTCGGACAGAGAAGTCTTGAGTTTGTTGGAACTGTGTTCTGGAGAAATCAATTCATCTTTGGTGTAGAAGAGAAAGGCCACTGTGTAAACCGGAGGGAGGATGTGATCATAAATAGAGAGTTGGAGGGTTCGGAGATCATTTGGAGTTGTGGAAGATGGTTTTATGATTTCTTTAGCGATTGTTTCAACCTTCATCATCTCCATAtcgattcttctttcttttNNNNNNNNNNNNNNNNNNNNNNNNNNNNNNNNNNNNNNNNNNNNNNNNNNNNNNNNNNNNNNNNNNNNNNNNNNNNNNNNNNNNNNNNNNNNNNNNNNNNNNNNNNNNNNNNNNNNNNNNNNNNNNNNNNNNNNNNNNNNNNNNNNNNNNNNNNNNNNNNNNNNNNNNNNNNNNNNNNNNNNNNNNNNNNNNNNNNNNNNNNNNNNNNNNNNNNNNNNNNNNNNNNNNNNNNNNNNNNNNNNNNNNNNNNNNNNNNNNNNNNNNNNNNNNNNNNNNNNNNNNNNNNNNNNNNNNNNNNNNNNNNNNNNNNNNNNNNNNNNNNNNNNNNNNNNNNNNNNNNNNNNNNNNNNNNNNNNNNNNNNNNNNNNNNNNNNNNNNNNNNNNNNNNNNNNNNNNNNNNNNNNNNNNNNNNNNNNNNNNNNNNNNNNNNNNNNNNNNNNNNNNNNNNNNNNNNNNNNNNNNNNNNNNNNNNNNNNNNNNNNNNNNNNNNNNNNNNNNNNNNNNNNNNNNNNNNNNNNNNNNNNNNNNNNNNNNNNNNNNNNNNNNNNNNNNNNNNNNNNNNNNNNNNNNNNNNNNNNNNNNNNNNNNNNNNNNNNNNNNNNNNNNNNNNNNNNNNNNNNNNNNNNNNNNNNNNNNNNNNNNNNNNNNNNNNNNNNNNNNNNNNNNNNNNNNNNNNNNNNNNNNNNNNNNNNNNNNNNNNNNNNNNNNNNNNNNNNNNNNNNNNNNNNNNNNNNNNNNNNNNNNNNNNNNNNNNNNNNNNNNNNNNNNNNNNNNNNNNNNNNNNNNNNNNNNNNNNNNNNNNNNNNNNNNNNNNNNNNNNNNNNNNNNNNNNNNNNNNNNNNNNNNTGGAGAAATCAATTCATCTTTGGTGTAGAAGAGAAAGGCCACTGTGTAAACCGGAGGGAGGATGTGATCATAAATAGAGAGTTGGAGGGTTCGGAGATCATTTGGAGTTGTGGAAGATGGTTTTATGATTTCTTTAGCGATTGTTTCAACCTTCATCATCTCCATAtcgattcttctttcttttctttgtttacaaatATATGGTTATCTGCTTCTCTTAACACTTAGAGATGTACTCCTTTTATAGAGGTGGTTTACTAATAGGTAAAATTATTTAAGCATCACTGACTTTTGGAAAAGactctttaactttttttctttttctttagggATTTCTTTATTAGGACTAAAAAATATGGTATGAACTCTTTTGAGATTGATTTgtcttaatttttcttatattatttaagaaaaataataataaaaataataattaaattatcatgtatattttccaaaaattaaaatatctgtATTTGAAGTAAAGTCCATATTTAATTAAGAAAGTCAACTTTATATGATTTGATAATCCATTTATTCTCAATTTAATCACCAAGATATcatatacattatacaaactAAATATGGACTTTACTTCAAATACAGTAATAGGTGAAATTATTACTACGGCCAAATCATTACTGACTTTTAGAAAAGACTCttgacatttttctttttctttaggaATTCTTTATTATGACTAAGAATTATGGTATGCAACTCTTTTGAGATTGTTTTGTCTTAAGTTTTCTTATGTtgtttaagcaaaaaaaaaataataataataattaaattatcatttagtattttccaaaaattaaaatctctgtATTTGAAGTAAAGTTCATATTTAATTAAGAAATCCaactttatttgatttgatgaacCATTTATTCTCAATTTAatcaccataaataaaaaataacttattttcataatgactatttatttttattagattaCATGGtatgaaaagtaaaagaaatttgCTAAATGACAAAAAGTGGAGTATTAGAACGTTAAGccatttgttaaatttattaatctaaCTTTTTGTAACAgacaaaaattttgatttcgtttCATTAATTGCTATTAATTGTGAGTAGATacactatataaatataagcatatatttattctaattaaCTATGTCCACTTTTCATTAatttaatgaattattattttaaatttaatcaaaaataaatagtttaaagAACTCTAAGAAATGATAATTAATACTATGAAAGTTGGCTAACTCTTTTCTTCAGCATGCCAACTCAGCGTTTTAGAAGAATCTAGAGTTGACACTTAATTTAAAACAGCTagccaatcaaaatataacaattaatacagtttagatttttaaaccaatattaattattatcgGTTCCACGTCACCTTCTCTCTACTCTTAAGTCTCTGGCATActtaataaaaaagtaaaatgtcttgctctacttcttcttcacaccaTATGATTTTCTTCCTTAACCCataaagagagggagagagagtagCGGCTAATGTGTTCACGTTGTAACAGACAATCCGTGTATCACTACCAACATATCTTTTACAACTGTCTCAAGCTATAGCATAATTGTAATGGATTTGCCACAATTTTCACCCGAAGTAGAAATGCAATATATTTGGCAAAATTGTACCACCCAATTTCTATGGCATGTGACAGGTTAACTTATACCTCAAGTAACAATTCTTaaccgaaaataaccaaaaatccATTAATTCAACTTAATTGTTTTTCAAACCATCCGCTAAACGTTAAACCGAAACTAACAACCAGTTCGATAAATCCAACAACGggaaataaaagaataaactCCAGCTCctaacaccaacaccaactctATCAACTACTCCTCATGGTTATctgcaagagagagagagaggggtaaGCAATCTAGGATTACTCAGCGAGGGCAAGCCTTAGGGCTCACGAAGTCTTCATACACAAACATGCTTAGACCATCACAAAGTCTAAACCTAAGACAAGCAATCAATCACGTGTCAACGACACACAAACATCAAACAGATGAGACTACATCCCATAACCATCGCCATGCATTaccggattcctcatgctttcgcatTTCTTCCTGCACATTTTCACTTGTGTATCCGGATTCCTCATGCTTCTCGTACTTCTTCCACGCACAACCACGCGTTGGCTCGTCAGCCAATGAAAGgacccaactttttttttaaataataaatcataataaataaaaaaatataataataatgaataaactacaactagtgttcccatatccactaggtacctaaccacaatcacaatcaacagcggaaataaccaacactaatatccaataaatatctattaataatcaaataataaaccaatattatagcataaacaatatccaaataccaaacagcaggaaacatagaaccagcaacctaacattgtttctaatgatccaaatctagcaacctagcaataccagacaacaaccaatcgagtccctagaacatcctcctcttcattgccttgattccacgatcacactttgcctttacctgcaccacaaacacaaattgagatgcatgagtattttataaatactcagtgaggcaatcctcccatctactgggctatacacaagcaacaataattccaatgttccaaaaaaTCAACAGATAAAG
The Camelina sativa cultivar DH55 chromosome 15, Cs, whole genome shotgun sequence DNA segment above includes these coding regions:
- the LOC104748479 gene encoding uncharacterized protein LOC104748479 translates to MWNNQSRAWMYNRIDLFTNHISLDYSAGVEEFIAFASSHAQNSRGRFYCPCVVCGNSKSLKAVSVSSHLLSRGFTPNYYVWYEHGEDYDVVGEGTSSHYANNTDYASASEPIGFDGENVYAGENVYAGENVYAGMVNNAFHGSVPYNEYHEHERRNDHVHEQPTQEAKRFYDMLAAANTPLYDGCREGQSQLSLAARFMNNKVDYILSENCMDSWTGLFSEYLPEDSCMLFWKDDEKLEHCKFCGKPRYKASEGRTRIPFSKMWYLPIAERLKRMYQSEKTAAFMRWHAEHSSEEGLMCYPSDAAEWKNFQQLHPSFAAEPHNVYLGLCTDGFNPFGMSKHHSLWPVILTPYNLPPGMCMNTEYLFLTILNSGPNHPRASLDVFLKPLVDELTELWYSGVEAYDLSLDQNCNLKAVLLWTISDFPAYGMLSGWTTHRRLACPICMDDTNAFQLPAGRKTCWFDCHMRFLPTNHPMRKDKKHFLKGKHTVNDYPPQYLTGEQVLHERIRNAKPKTFDCGGNGHENKVDGYGSWHNWHKESILWKLPYWTDLNLRHNLDLMHIEKNILDNLMYIVMNVKDRSKENVRSRLDIARFCDQSQLHVDAKGRTPFPIWRLSAKGKKSLLQWVKEDVKFLDGYVADLASCADIKDGKFSRMKSHDCHVFMERLLPFVFAELLPCDVHLAISGIGSFFRDISSRSLELSHVQLLKANIVMILCNLEKICPPSFFEVMEHLPVQLPYEAKLGGPV
- the LOC104746829 gene encoding BAHD acyltransferase At5g47980-like produces the protein MEMMKVETIAKEIIKPSSTTPNDLRTLQLSIYDHILPPVYTVAFLFYTKDELISPEHSSNKLKTSLSETLTKFYPLAGRINGVTIDCNDEGAIFVDAHVNSCPISDVLRSPDFKAIQQLLPLDVIDNPYEAANTWPMLLVKATYFSCGGMAIGICISHKIADAASISTFIRSWAAMARGEGKSVAGPEFAAANFYPPANPFFKLPVDKHANKISRITKRFVFGASKLEELRTKAANADVVARPTRVESVTALLWKAFVAAASSNTNTSDTKVLIMPSNLRPKIPSLLPERLIGNVMFSSAVLSVSGEEEVKIEQAVRDLRQKKEDLGVVIQDEGGSTSSMMGSKLANLMLSNYSMMSYETHQPYALSSWCKLPLYEASFGWGSPVWVAGNVAPTLENVTMLIDSKDGQGIEALVTLPEENMMSFEQNPELLAFASVNPSVMV